The genome window CCTGTTTCAGCTCGATTTCTCCAGCCCGCTGTTTGCCCGCAGATACGTCGATCCGGTGCTCGTCTCATGTACCGACGGCGTCGGCACCAAGCTCAAGGTCGCACTTATGGCCGGAGTCCACAATACGGTGGGCATCGACCTGGTGGCGATGAGCGTCAACGACGCGCTGTGCTGCGGGGCTGAGCCGCTCTTTTTTCTCGACTATGTGGCCATGTCGCACGACGATCCGCAACGGCTGGAAGGCATCGTGGCCGGGATTTCGGCCGGCTGCATCGAAAGCGATTGCGCGCTGCTGGGTGGCGAAACGGCCATCATGCCCGACCTTTATGCCCGCGGTGATTACGACCTGGCGGGTTTTTGCGTGGGCGTGGTCGAACGCCGACGGCTGATCGACGGCAAGGCAATTGCCGCGGGCGACGTCCTGATCGGAGTGGCGTCCAGCGGGCTGCACTCCAACGGTTATAGCCTGGCCCGCAAGGTCGTCTTCGAGCTGGCGGGCTTCTCGGTCGAAACGCACATCGACGAGCTGGACCGGACCGTCGGCCAAGAATTGCTCGAGCCGACGCGGATTTACGTGCGGCCGCTACGGCGGGTGCTGGCCAATTACAAGGTGAAGGGAGTCGTGCATGGCATCGCCCATATCACCGGCGGCGGCCTGCACGAAAACCTGGAACGCATCTTGCCCGACGGCGTGCAGGCGGTGATCGAACGGGGAAGCTGGACCGCGCCGCCGGTGTTCGGATGGCTGCAGCGGCTGGGCGGGATTGAAGACGCGGAGATGGACCGCGTGTTCAACATGGGCGTCGGCCTGGTGCTGGTGGTCAGCGCCTACTATGCCGACCACGTCCGCCACCAATTTGCCGATTGCGGCGTGCCCGCCTGGCACATCGGGCAGATCGTCGCCGGCCCCCGCGGCGTGCGATGGAGCTAGCCCGGATGATTCACCGGCCCCCGAACTTGGCGCACAGACTGCGCGAACACCAACCCGAAGCGCAAGCGAGCTAAGTCCGTTGCTGATCCTCGCTTGCGCTTCGGGTTGGTGTGGGCCGGTGAATAATCCGGACCAGCCAGAACTCTCACGAGTTCTGCTACGCTCCCAAAAGCGAGCGAACGGCGGTCACGATGTGCTCGGCATCGATGCCGGCCGCGCGGCGAAGTTCTTCGGGACTGCCGGAGCCGGGCATCTTGCGGACGGCCAGCTTGACCACTCGCGGCAGCGGCGAATCGCCGCCCGTGAAAGCGTCGAGCACCGCGTCGCCCAAGCCGCCTTCGAACCAATGGTCTTCGACCACCACCAGGCGGCCCTGTGTGTCGCGGGCCGCCTCGTGCAACGTCCGCTCGTCGATCGGCTTGACCGAATAGGCGTCGATCACACGAACGCCGATTTTTTCGCGGGCCAGCAGGTCGTGCGCGCGGACCGCTTCGTGCAGCGTGATGCCCGCCCCGATCACCGCCACGCGATCGTTGTCGCCGCGGCGCAGCAGCTTGCTGCCGCCAATCGGAAAGCTCTCGTCGGACCCATAGATGACCGGCGTTTTTTCGCGCGTGGTGCGAATATAGGAGACGCCCGGCAGGTCGGCCATGGCGTTGACGAGCTGCCCGGTCTGGTTGGCGTCGCAGGGATAGAGCACGGTGCTGTCGCAAACGGCCCGCATCATGGCCAGGTCTTCCAGCGCCATTTGCGAGGGGCCGTCTTCGCCGATGCTGACCCCGGCGTGCGAACCGCTGAGGTGAATCTTGGCATTCGAGATGGCGGCCATGCGAATCTGGTCGTAGGCCCGTGTGAAGAACGCGGCGAAGGTGGAAGCATAGGCTTTTTTACCCAGCACGCTGAAGCCGACCGCCGCGCCGAGAAGCTGCTGCTCGGCGATGAACATTTCGAAGAAGCGGTCGGGATAGGCTTTTTTGAACTCGTCGGCGTGCGTCGAGTTCGAGACTTCGCCGTCGAGCACAACCACTTCGGGCCGATGGGCGCCCAGGGCCACCAACGCATCGCCATAGGCTTTGCGCGTCGCTTCTTTGCCGCCCACCTCGTATCGTTTGAGGTTGAGCGGCTGGGCCGCGGCCGGCGCGGCGGGCTTGCGATCTTCGGGCCTCGGCGTGGAAAAAGTGCGCTGACGTTCGCCGCCGAGATCCTTGATGGCCGCCGCCGCGAGCTTTTCGTCGAGCGCCTTGCCGTGCCAGCCGTCTTTGTTGGCAATCTCCGTGAAGCCTTGGCCCTTGACCGTCTTGGCGATCAGGCAGGTGGGACGGTCCTGCTTGAGCGCCTCGGCAAACGAGCGGTCGATGGCCGGCAGGTCGTGCCCGCTGAGTTCGACGGCGTGCCAGCCGAAGCTGTGGGCCCGCGCGGCGTAGGCGGCGCTGTTCCATCCCAGGTCGGTCTCGCCGCGCTGGCCGAGGCGGTTCATGTCGACGATCGCCACGAGCT of Pirellulales bacterium contains these proteins:
- the purM gene encoding phosphoribosylformylglycinamidine cyclo-ligase, translated to MAKATYKDAGVDLDVYRESMARLPQLLSRTHSPRVLPLEGGFAGLFQLDFSSPLFARRYVDPVLVSCTDGVGTKLKVALMAGVHNTVGIDLVAMSVNDALCCGAEPLFFLDYVAMSHDDPQRLEGIVAGISAGCIESDCALLGGETAIMPDLYARGDYDLAGFCVGVVERRRLIDGKAIAAGDVLIGVASSGLHSNGYSLARKVVFELAGFSVETHIDELDRTVGQELLEPTRIYVRPLRRVLANYKVKGVVHGIAHITGGGLHENLERILPDGVQAVIERGSWTAPPVFGWLQRLGGIEDAEMDRVFNMGVGLVLVVSAYYADHVRHQFADCGVPAWHIGQIVAGPRGVRWS
- a CDS encoding transketolase → MAENLNDWRELAAQLRIDSIRCTTAAGSGHPTSSMSAADLMAVLMAKYLRFDWSNPHQPNNDRLIFSKGHACPLLYSMLKAAGAITDEELLTLRRFGSRLEGHPNPRVLPWVDVATGSLGQGLAIGVGMALNARYDKLPYRVWVLLGDSEMAEGSVWEAFDKASYYKLNQLVAIVDMNRLGQRGETDLGWNSAAYAARAHSFGWHAVELSGHDLPAIDRSFAEALKQDRPTCLIAKTVKGQGFTEIANKDGWHGKALDEKLAAAAIKDLGGERQRTFSTPRPEDRKPAAPAAAQPLNLKRYEVGGKEATRKAYGDALVALGAHRPEVVVLDGEVSNSTHADEFKKAYPDRFFEMFIAEQQLLGAAVGFSVLGKKAYASTFAAFFTRAYDQIRMAAISNAKIHLSGSHAGVSIGEDGPSQMALEDLAMMRAVCDSTVLYPCDANQTGQLVNAMADLPGVSYIRTTREKTPVIYGSDESFPIGGSKLLRRGDNDRVAVIGAGITLHEAVRAHDLLAREKIGVRVIDAYSVKPIDERTLHEAARDTQGRLVVVEDHWFEGGLGDAVLDAFTGGDSPLPRVVKLAVRKMPGSGSPEELRRAAGIDAEHIVTAVRSLLGA